The window GGCCTCCTGCGCCCAGCGGATCGCCACCCATTCCGGGGAGAAGTCCGCCAGCGGCCAGAAGGCGGCCCGGCCGGGGTCGTCCGCGGCGTGCGCGAGCAGCGCCACGGGCGGCCGCATCCCGGGGTCGGCGGCCAGCACGAGCAGCGCGTCCCCCTCGGGCGGCCCCTCGATCAGCACGGCCGCGGGCCCGGCCTCCTCCAGGGCGGCCCGCACGGCGCGGGCCGAGCCGGGCCCGTGGTGCCGTACGCCCAGCAGCAGCGGTCCCTTCGGGCTCGGGCTCATACCGTCACCTCCCGGCAGGCCCGGTAGAAGTCCTTCCAGCCGTCGCGCTCGCGGACCACGGCCTCCAGGTACTCCTGCCAGACCACCTTGTCGGCGGCCGGGTCGCGGACGACCGCGCCGAGGATCCCGGCGGCCACGTCGGAGGGGCGCAGTACGCCGTCCCCGAAGTGGGCGGCGAGGGCCAGGCCGCCGGTGACGACGGAGATGGCCTCGGCGGTGGACAGGGTGCCGCTGGGCGACTTCACCTTGGTCCGGCCGTCGTCGGTGACGCCGTCGCGCAGCTCGCGGAAGACGGTGACGACGCGGCGGATCTCCTCCAGGCCCTCGGGCGCGGCCGGCAGGTCGAGGGCGCGGCCCATCTGGTCGACGCGGCGGGCGACGATGTCGACCTCGGCGTCGGCGGTGGCGGGCAGCGGCAGCACCACGGTGTTGAAGCGGCGGCGCAGCGCGCTGGAGAGCTCATTGACCCCGCGGTCGCGGTCGTTGGCGGTGGCGATGAGGTTGAAGCCGCGCACGGCCTGCACCTCTTGGCCGAGTTCCGGTATCGGGAGCGTCTTCTCGGACAGGACGGTGATGAGGGTGTCCTGGACGTCGGCGGGGATGCGGGTGAGCTCCTCGACGCGGGCGGTCATGCCGTCGGCCATGGCTCGCATGACGGGGCTGGGGACGAGGGCCTCGCGGCTGGGTCCGTGGGCGAGCAGCCGGGCGTAGTTCCAGCCATAGCGGATGGCTTCCTCGGGCGTGCCGGCGGTGCCCTGGACGAGGAGGGTGGAGTCGCCGCTGACCGCGGCGGCGAGGTGTTCGGACACCCAGGTCTTGGCGGTGCCGGGGACGCCGAGCAGGAGCAGGGCGCGGTCGGTGGCCAGGGTGGTGACGGCGACTTCGACGATGCGGCGCGGTCCCACGTACTTGGGTGTGATCACCGTGCCGTCGTCGAGCGTGCCGCCGAGCAGGTAGGTGGCGACGGCCCACGGGGAGAGCTTCCAGCGGGTCGGGCGGGGCCGGTCGTCGGCGGCCGCCAGGGCTTTCAGTTCGTGTGCGAAGGCGTCTTCTGCGTGCGGTCGCAGCGCCTCGGCGCCAGTGCTGTTCGCGGGCGTGGTCATGGTCCCCCTCCAATGCTCGGCAGCCGCTTCCGACTGCTGCATCCAAGGTGCACCACGCCACTGACAACGCCCCCTGCTCCTGCCATCGTTGCAGGTCAGAGCGATTGTCAGTGGGGTTCTCTACGGTGGTTCACATGACTGAGCACGGGGTCCGCTGGACGGCGGAACAGGTACTGGCTCTGGCTCCTGACGATGCCTCACGCAAGGCAGGGGGCAGACTCGGCGGGGCGGGGCCGTGGTTGCAGATCGGAGGTTCCGCTTCCGGTTCTGTGTGGGGGTTGTGCAAGGGCAGCGGGAGCAAGCCGTACCGGACGGTCGTGGACCTGACGGGCCCGGCGTACAAGTGCTCCTGCCCGAGCCGGAAGTTCCCGTGCAAGCACGCCTTGGGACTGCTGCTGCTCTGGTCCGCCGAGGGGGTCGGCGAGCCGGGCGAGGCACCGGACTGGGCCGCGTCGTGGCTGTCGGAGCGGGCGGCGAAGGCCGCGCGGCCGGCCGCCGGGGCGGGCGGGCCGGTGGACGAGGAGGCGGCGCGGCGGCGGGCCGAGCGGCGGGCGGCACGCATCGGCGCGGGCGTCACCGAGCTGGAGCAGCGGCTGGCCGACCTGTTGCACAGCGGCCTCGCGGGCCAGGAGCAGGCGGGATACGCGGCGTGGGAGGAGACGGCCGCCCGCATGGTCGACGCGCAGGCACCCGGACTGGCGGGGCGGGTACGGGAGTTGGGGACGATACCCAGTTGCGGCCCCGGCTGGCCCGCCCGGATGCTGGAGGAGGCGGCGCTGCTGCACCTGCTGGACCGGGCCTGGCTGGGGGTGGCCGGGCTGCCTGAACAGCTGGCGGCGACGGTGCGCAGCCGGGTCGGACTGCCGGCCTCCGGGGAGGGGGAGGCCGTACGGGACCACTGGCTGGTCCTGGCCCAGTACGACTCGGCGTCCGCGGACGGCCGGCTCACCACCCGCCGGATATGGCTGCGCGGGCTGGCGGGCGGGCGGCCCGCCATGGTGCTGGACTTCGGACCGCCCGGGCGGCCGCCGGGGCTGGCGCTGCCGGTGGGGCTGGTGCTGGAGGCGGAGATGCGCTTCCGGCCCGGGTCGGCGGGGCTGCGGGCGGATCTCGGGGAGAGGTTCGCGGCGGCCGTGCCGTGCGCGGAGGTTCCGGCCGGGGTGAGCACGGGGGCCGCCCTGGAGGCGT of the Streptomyces sp. NBC_01294 genome contains:
- a CDS encoding SWIM zinc finger family protein, translated to MTEHGVRWTAEQVLALAPDDASRKAGGRLGGAGPWLQIGGSASGSVWGLCKGSGSKPYRTVVDLTGPAYKCSCPSRKFPCKHALGLLLLWSAEGVGEPGEAPDWAASWLSERAAKAARPAAGAGGPVDEEAARRRAERRAARIGAGVTELEQRLADLLHSGLAGQEQAGYAAWEETAARMVDAQAPGLAGRVRELGTIPSCGPGWPARMLEEAALLHLLDRAWLGVAGLPEQLAATVRSRVGLPASGEGEAVRDHWLVLAQYDSASADGRLTTRRIWLRGLAGGRPAMVLDFGPPGRPPGLALPVGLVLEAEMRFRPGSAGLRADLGERFAAAVPCAEVPAGVSTGAALEAYGAALREDPWLESWPVVLGPVVPIPGELGWQLADAEGTSALPVPLTGAGSRSRAGLWQLAALSGGGPVTVFGECGHRGFTPLTAWQPHAPEPVALA
- a CDS encoding ATP-binding protein — its product is MTTPANSTGAEALRPHAEDAFAHELKALAAADDRPRPTRWKLSPWAVATYLLGGTLDDGTVITPKYVGPRRIVEVAVTTLATDRALLLLGVPGTAKTWVSEHLAAAVSGDSTLLVQGTAGTPEEAIRYGWNYARLLAHGPSREALVPSPVMRAMADGMTARVEELTRIPADVQDTLITVLSEKTLPIPELGQEVQAVRGFNLIATANDRDRGVNELSSALRRRFNTVVLPLPATADAEVDIVARRVDQMGRALDLPAAPEGLEEIRRVVTVFRELRDGVTDDGRTKVKSPSGTLSTAEAISVVTGGLALAAHFGDGVLRPSDVAAGILGAVVRDPAADKVVWQEYLEAVVRERDGWKDFYRACREVTV